The Flaviramulus sp. BrNp1-15 genome includes the window GATTTAAGAGTAAATGACAATGTTATTTTAAACCATGCCATTAGTAATCATAAGCATATTATAGCATGCTATTGCTTTGATCCAAGACATTACCAAACCTCAAAATTTGGATTTAAAAAAAGCGAAAAATACAGAGCCAAATTTTTAATAGAAACTATTCAGGATTTACGTAAAAATCTAAAAAAGTTAAATATTGAATTATTTGTTTTTATTGAAAAACCAGAAATAATCATTCAACAACTTGTAAGTAATCATAATTGTAGTACTATTTACTTTCAAAAAGAATGGACAAACGAGGAAACAAGTGTTACAAACCAAGTTAAGGAATCATTACCCAATAGTGTTAAAAGTATAAGTTTATTCGATCAGTTTCTTTATCATCCAGAAGATGTAAAAATTTCATTCACTAAAGTTCCTCATGTTTTTACCAATTTTAGAAAGCATGTTGAAAAAAACAGTAGTATCCAACCATCTGTAAATAGTAATTCTGCTGAAAAAATAAAGTTTTTAATTAATACAACGCCTATTCCAACACTTGAGGATTTAGGTTTTAAATCTTTTGAAACACACTCAAACACTGCATTTCCATTCACAGGAGGTGAAACTTCTGCATTAGAAAGATTAAATCATTATTTTTTTGAAACTAAAAAACTAGGCTATTATAAAAAAACACGAAACGGTTTAGTTGGTACAGATTTTAGTTCAAAATTTTCTCCATGGCTAGCAAATGGTAGTATTTCTGCCAGAACTATTTATTGGCAAGTTAAAGATTTCGAACAAATACATTTTAAAAACGAATCTACCTATTGGCTCGTTTTCGAATTGATATGGAGAGACTATTTCAAATACATTTCTTTAAAACATGGTAATAACATTTTTAAAATTGGAGGCATTTTAAATAGACATTATAATTGGAATAATGATGAAAAACTAATTGAGCAATGGATTAATGGTGAAACCCAATCAACATTTGTTAATGCCAACATGAAGGAGCTTAAAAAAACAGGTTGGATGAGTAATCGTGGACGCCAAAATGTGGCTTCTTTTTTTTCAAAAGAGCTTATGCTAGATTGGAGAATTGGTGCAGCATATTTTGAATCCTTACTCATAGACTATGATGTGCATAGTAATTACGGAAATTGGATGTACGTTTCTGGAGTTGGTAACGATCCTAGAGATAGAAAATTTAATGTTGAACTTCAGGCAGAACGTTATGATGCTAATGGCAAATTTCAAAATCTTTGGCTACAAGAAACCCTTTTTTAAATGAAAACACTTAGGCTCCTACTTGGTGATCAACTCAATATAAAACATTCTTGGTTTAATCAAACCAATGATGATGTAGTGTATTGCTTATTTGAAATGCGCCAAGAGACTGACTACGTTAATCACCACATTCAAAAAGTAATAGGTTTTTTTGCAGCAATGCGAGAATTTGCTCAAAATTTAAAAGACAAAAATCATAAGGTAATATATTATAAAATAAATGATAGCAAGAACACCCAAAACTTAACTCAAAACCTTTCAGTTTTAATTGAAGAAAACAAAATAGAGAAGTTTGAATATTTATATCCTGATGAGTATCGATTAGATAATCAACTAAAAAAAATTTGTAAGTCCTTAAATATTAAAACCGAAGTTTATTCTACTGAGCATTTTTATACAAAAAGAGATGATTTAGCTACTTTTTTTGATGGTAAAAAACAATATCTCATGGAGAATTTTTACCGTAACATGCGAAAGAAGCATGATATATTAATGGTTGGAGACCAGCCCGAAGGTGGTAAATGGAATTATGATAAAAGCAACCGTAACAAATGGAAAGGTGAGGTAAATATCCCAAATTACAAATTATTTAAAAATGATGTGTCAGAGATTTTAGAGGATATAAATAATGCTAAAATTAAAACCATTGGAAATTTTAACACAAAAACGTTTTCTTATCCTATTTCAAGATTCCAGGCTTTACAACAACTCAAATATTTTTGTGAGGAGTTACTTATTCATTTTGGCGATTTTCAAGATGCTATGCATACTGATGAAATTTACTTATTTCATTCAAGATTATCGTTTGCCATGAACATAAAACTAATTTCTCCTAAAGATGTGGTTACTACCGTAATGAATTATTACCGAAAACATGGAGATGGTATTGATATCTCGCAGGTAGAAGGTTTTGTAAGGCAAATAATTGGTTGGAGAGAATATATGAGAGGTATGTATTGGGCTTTTATGCCCGATTACAAAAACCTGAATACGCTTGAAAATAAAAATGAGTTGCCAGATTTTTTCTGGACAGGAAACACAAAAATGAATTGCTTAAAGCACTCCATAAAAAATTCTTTAGATAATGGATATGCGCATCACATACAACGCTTAATGATTACTGGTAACTATGCTTTACTTACTCAAATAAATCCAGATGATGTTGACAAATGGTATTTAGGTATTTATGTTGATGCCATTGAATGGGTACAATTACCCAACACCAGAGGCATGAGTCAGTTTGCAGACGGAGGTAAAATTGCAACAAAACCCTATGTATCATCTGGCTCATACATCAACAAAATGAGTAATTATTGTGGCAATTGTTATTATAATAAAAATAAAAAAACCGAAGATGATGCTTGTCCTTTTAATAGTTTGTATTGGAATTTTTTAGATGATAAAAGAACCTTTTTGGGCAATAATTACAGAATGGGTATGATGT containing:
- a CDS encoding DASH family cryptochrome gives rise to the protein MQEKQNNIALVWFRNDLRVNDNVILNHAISNHKHIIACYCFDPRHYQTSKFGFKKSEKYRAKFLIETIQDLRKNLKKLNIELFVFIEKPEIIIQQLVSNHNCSTIYFQKEWTNEETSVTNQVKESLPNSVKSISLFDQFLYHPEDVKISFTKVPHVFTNFRKHVEKNSSIQPSVNSNSAEKIKFLINTTPIPTLEDLGFKSFETHSNTAFPFTGGETSALERLNHYFFETKKLGYYKKTRNGLVGTDFSSKFSPWLANGSISARTIYWQVKDFEQIHFKNESTYWLVFELIWRDYFKYISLKHGNNIFKIGGILNRHYNWNNDEKLIEQWINGETQSTFVNANMKELKKTGWMSNRGRQNVASFFSKELMLDWRIGAAYFESLLIDYDVHSNYGNWMYVSGVGNDPRDRKFNVELQAERYDANGKFQNLWLQETLF
- a CDS encoding cryptochrome/photolyase family protein — translated: MKTLRLLLGDQLNIKHSWFNQTNDDVVYCLFEMRQETDYVNHHIQKVIGFFAAMREFAQNLKDKNHKVIYYKINDSKNTQNLTQNLSVLIEENKIEKFEYLYPDEYRLDNQLKKICKSLNIKTEVYSTEHFYTKRDDLATFFDGKKQYLMENFYRNMRKKHDILMVGDQPEGGKWNYDKSNRNKWKGEVNIPNYKLFKNDVSEILEDINNAKIKTIGNFNTKTFSYPISRFQALQQLKYFCEELLIHFGDFQDAMHTDEIYLFHSRLSFAMNIKLISPKDVVTTVMNYYRKHGDGIDISQVEGFVRQIIGWREYMRGMYWAFMPDYKNLNTLENKNELPDFFWTGNTKMNCLKHSIKNSLDNGYAHHIQRLMITGNYALLTQINPDDVDKWYLGIYVDAIEWVQLPNTRGMSQFADGGKIATKPYVSSGSYINKMSNYCGNCYYNKNKKTEDDACPFNSLYWNFLDDKRTFLGNNYRMGMMYSLLDKMNKTELNNIKEKAKHIIENPNEY